Proteins found in one Planifilum fimeticola genomic segment:
- the rpoZ gene encoding DNA-directed RNA polymerase subunit omega, with product MLEPSIDKLVEKVDSKYSLVVLAAKRARQLLDGEKPRIDPRSNKYVGIALEEIAADALELPQSFRQSEK from the coding sequence GTGCTGGAGCCATCGATCGACAAACTGGTGGAAAAGGTGGACAGCAAATATTCCTTGGTTGTTCTGGCCGCAAAACGGGCTCGTCAGTTGCTGGATGGGGAGAAGCCGAGAATCGATCCCCGTTCCAACAAATACGTCGGAATCGCACTGGAGGAGATCGCGGCCGATGCGCTGGAGCTGCCCCAGTCGTTCCGGCAATCGGAAAAATGA